CATCAACGACTTAGCTTTCCTTTGGGTATTCACCACAAACGTTGGAATATGGTGTTGCAGATTAAACATCTTAAGGACACCACGTACTCGGGAGCGATCGGGAGCCATGACCGAGACCACAAACTTAGTTCTTGCCTGCTTCCAACCTGCGAGGATAGCAAGAGGCAAACCTACGTCCTCCCCGGCACAAAACACAACATCATTATCACCTAGATAAGGCAGCAGGCAGCGGGCCAGCGCCCAGTGCTCAGGCTGTCCAATAATTTTTGCTAGGATCTTATCGTGTACGGTTACCTGTTTTTGATCCGGCTGATGCACCTGTGCATTTAACTGTTGACGCAAGGCCCATAACGCATGACGTGGCTTCTGATCGTTGGCAGCAGCTTCCTCTATCCCGTCTAGGTCAAACGGGCGGCTCAAGACAATATGATAAGCCATGTAACACTCCATGAGCGAAGACTTAGCGGGGTTAATAAAAAATTATGTCTGAAGGAACATCAGGGGATAGAGCAAGTCTGACCTAGAATACTAGAACCTGAAAGCTTCCAGTCTTGAAGAGCTGACGACCTGCTTGTGTCGATATCTCCTGCCTAATACTCGAAAAGGATGCACCAACCAATGGAAATAAGATGAGTAAGACGATGGCTGTATATAGCACTACAGTAGCGCCTTATGATCCTATCTGGCAAGTAGCTTTACGGTAACTTTATGGTCACCTGAGCATAACAATTGCCGCTGAACTTGCATCATTATCCATAGAGTATCCTCTATAAATCAAGACGGCTGCCGAATTGTGTTCCAACGACAGGATTAAAGCTGTGATCGTTGAATTATCTAAGTTGTGAGCATTTTACAAGGTATGGAATCACCTAGGTTGTGAGCATTGTGGGGGGCATTGACGATGTCCCACCCCAGTTCTAGATCTAGACGCTGCTAAGCAATGCGCTAGAAGTGCGCGCTCTGACTACCAAGCTAGCCATGGGGAAACTACGGACGATAGGAAGAACCCAATGGGTCAACAGATAGTGTTGCTAAATCAGGGCAGCAACCTCTAGCTAGAAGCTCTGAAACTCCATGCGGCGTTGCTGAATACAGGTATGAATTGCTCAATCTGCCCTCACCCTAGCCCTCTTCCTAGGATAAGGGAACAGGCGTTCTAACTCCCTTCTCCCTGGGGAGAAGGGTTGGGGATGAGGGCAAATCATCTATCGATTCAGCAATGCCCTCCATGCAAAGTGTTCCGGAATCATACTGCTATTCAGCAAAGCCTTCCATCGTTTAACATCTATCCAGCTCAAGGTTCTGCCTGTAGCTCAACAGATAGCAACCTCAGCTCACTAGATCGATCCTTGACTCAGGATCTGGAATGGGGAAGGCGATCGCGTTAGTATAGCAATCAACTCACCCCGTCACCCCCTTCCTGTCGCCTAGCTGCCATGTCTCCAGATTCACAGCTCAACCTGTCTCACCAATTGCAAAAACTGCGCCAGCAGCGCTATGCCGATCGCCAGGTTAGCAAAACGCGATCGCTGCAAATCCAAGCGTTGCTCCAGCGCCTCACAGATCATCTTGAACAGGATGTGTTCATTCAGCAGCAGACGGATCACGTGCGGCGATCGCTGCAGTGCGATCGGGTGGTGATCTACTACTTTTACTATGAATGGAAGGGGCAGGTGACCTTCGAGTCCTTGAGCCAGCCGATCTACTCCATCTATGGATCCACCGGAGCGGATGACTGCTTCAATGATGAGTATGCCCAACGCTACCTCGAAGGGCGCTATAGCTACATCTCCGACCTCGATACAGCTCCCATCCATCCCTGTCATCGAGACTTTTTGTCTAGCATTCAGGTCAAAGCCAGCCTAGTGATGCCAATTTTGCCAGAGCGGCCCGATCATAAGCGCCTGTGGGGGTTGCTGGCTGCCCACCACTGCGCAGAACCGCGTTGGTGGTCTACATCCGACATGGAAGCCATGCAGACCGCAGCCCAGGAGCTAGCCCAACGGTCATCCATCCAGAACCTGTGAGCCTCTTAGGTGTTGCTCATTCTGGATATCTAGGTCAAAAATAATTCGCGAATGCCACCGCTGCCGATTTCCACCGCGAGGGCGGCCAGCAGGAAGCCGAGGATTTTGGTAATAATCACAGCACCTTCAGCTCCAATCCAGCGATCGATGCGGGATGACTGGCGCACAATAAACCAGGTGACGATCATGGCGCTGATGATGCCACCCACAACACTAACGCGGGCGGTGGGCGATTCCGACATGAGAATCATCACGGTGGTGAGGGTGCCAGGCCCAGCCATGAGGGGGAGTGCTAGGGGGGTAATGGCTACGTCGCGCTCTTCATCCACCAAGGGGGTATCCATCCCACCTTGCAACATGTCTAAGGCAATCAGCAGCAGCAGCAGCCCCCCGGCTACCTTGAGAGATGCCATGCTGATGTGTAAATAGCCCAAAATTGCTTGGCCGCCAAAGGCAAAGCCTAGCAACACAGCCGTTGCCACCACGGAGGCTCGATCCACAACTCGGCGTTTTTGAGCAACATCCATGCCTTTCGTTAGAACGATAAAAATAGGCGCATTGCCAAGGGCATCCGCCAATACAAAGACGGCTACAAAGGTTTGTACAAAGATTGAGCTATCCATTCTTCCCCCTGTTTGATTGACCCAGAATGTGATGTGAGGTTCAGCATAGGCATCTGCAGGCATCTGTGCTGCTATGGATGAACAAACAGCCCCCTCAGGTGTGTTCGAGGGGGCTTATGCATCCTAGATTCTAGGATGGCTATATGCTAACGAGTAGCGGCTGGCATTCCTAAAATATCCTCGATCTTAGGCATTTGATCCAGCGGAATCACACGACCCTCGTCCTCAAACTTGGCAATTTGGTCGAAGTTCAAGTATCGGTATAGCTCCGATGCAAAGGGATTGATCTTATTCGCCACTACTTCCAGATATTCCTCCATCGTGGGAATACGACCCAACAGTGCGCAGGCTGCCGACAGCTCTGCTGAACCTAGATAAACCTGGGCTCCCTTACCCATGCGGTTGTTGAAGTTGCGGGTTGAGGTAGACATCACTGTTGTTTCATCGGCCACGCGAGCTTGGTTGCCCATGCAGAGGGAACAGCCCGGCATCTCCGTGCGAGCACCGGCTGCGGCAAAAATGCCGTAGTATCCCTCTTCCCGCAGTTGTTTTTCATCCATACGGGTAGGCGGACAGATCCACAAGCGTCCCTGCACTGGCCCCGCTCCTTCCATCACCTTCGCTGCTGCTCGGTAGTGACCAATGTTGGTCATGCAGGAGCCGATGAAAATTTCATGGATAGGATCGCCAGCGACTTCAGATAAGGTTTTGATGTTATCTGGATCGTTGGGAGCCGCCACCAGCGGTTCTTTGATCTCGTTCAGGTCAATCTCGATAATTTCTGCATACTCCGCATCTGGATCCGCAGACATCAAGTAAGGATTGGCCAGCCACTCTTCCATCTTAGCGATGCGACGGGTGAGGGTACGAGCATCTTGGTAACCGCGGGCGATCATATTCTTCATCAAGGCAATGTTCGATCGCAGATATTCCGCTACGGTCTCTTCACTGAGCTTGATGGTACAGCCTGCACAGGAGCGTTCTGCGGTGGCATCGGTCAGTTCAAAGGCTTGCTCTAGTTTTAGGTCAGGTAAGCCTTCCATTTCCATGATCCGACCAGAGAAGACATTTTTCTTATTTTTCTTCTCCACGGTCAGCAAGCCCTTCTGGATAGCCACATAGGGAATGGCATTCACTACATCCCGCAGGGTGATGCCGGGCTGCAACTCACCGGTGAAGCGCACCAGCACCGACTCCGGCATATCTAAGGGCATGGCTCCGATCGCTGCCGCAAAGGCGACCAGACCAGATCCAGCGGGGAAAGAAATGCCCATGGGGAAACGGGTGTGGGAATCGCCGCCGGTACCTACCGTATCGGGGAGCAACATGCGGTTCAGCCAAGAGTGGATGATGCCGTCTCCCGGCCGCAGGGCCACGCCGCCCCGCTCGGCGAAGAAGTCGGGTAGGTCTTGGTGGGTTTTGATGTCCACGGGCTTGGGATAGGCGGCGGTGTGGCAGAAGCTTTGCATCACCAGATCAGCGCTGAACCCAAGGCAGGCGAGTTCTTTCATCTCGTCGCGGGTCATGGGGCCGGTGGTGTCTTGGGAGCCGACGGTGGTCATCATCGGTTCGCAGGACGTACCCGGACGCACGCCGGGTAGGCCGCAGGCCTTGCCCACCATTTTTTGCGCCAGGGTAAAGCCCTTGCCGGTGTCTGCAGGCGTCGCCGGCCGGACAAAGAGATCGCTGGGGGGCAATCCTAGGGCAATACGGGTTTTGTCGGTGAGCGATCGCCCAATGAGGAGAGGAATGCGACCGCCAGCCCGCACTTCATCCAAAATAGTTTCTGGCTTGAGGCTGAAGGTGGAGATCACCTCGCCCGCTTCGTTGGTGATTTCGCCCTTGTAGGGGTAGATGGTAATCACATCGCCGGTTTCCATCTGAGCAACGTCGCACTCGATGGGCAAGGCACCGGAATCTTCAGCGGTGTTGAAGAAAATGGGGGCGATCGCTCCTCCCAGAATATAGCCACCCGATCGCTTGTTGGGGACACAGGGAATGTCGTCGCCAATGTGCCACAGCACCGAGTTGATGGCGGACTTCCGCGACGAACCCGTGCCAACCACATCACCCACATAGGCAACGGGATGACCCTTGGCTTTTAGCTGTTCCAGAATGGTCAGCGCTCCAGGAATGCGCGACTCCAACATCACCAAGGCATGGAGGGGAATATCAGGGCGGGTGGTGGCGTGGGGGGCGGGGGATAGGTCGTCAGTATTGGTTTCCCCTGGCACCTTAAACACCGTGACGGTAATCTGCTCGGGCACGGTAGGACGCTTGGTAAACCAAACGGCATTAGCCCAAGAGTCTACCACCTGTTTAGCATAGGCATTGACCTCCGCCAACTCCATGACGTCATGAAAAGCATCATAGACCAGCAGAGTTTTGCTCAAAGCCTCGGCAGCCGTCTGCGCCAAGGCTGCATCATCTAGCTTGATCACCTCAATCAACGCCTGGACGCTATAGCCACCCATCATCGTACCCAACAGCACTACTGCATCGTGGGGCGGCAGTAGCGGGCTGGTCACCTCACCCTTGGCGATCGCGGTCAAGAACGATGCCTTGACATAGGATGCCTGGTCTACACCGGGGGGAATGCGATCGCGCAGAAGGGCGAGGAGGGTGTCTTCTTCCCCAGCCGGCGGGTTTTTGAGTAGTTCACAGAGGTCAGCCGTTTGCTCAGCGGTGAGGGGAAGGGGGGGAATGCCCAACGCAGCCCGCTCAGCCACGTGTTGACGATATTGCTCTAACATAGTTGATCCTCTCCAAGCGATAGCGCGAGTCTATAATTATTGTGGCAATTTCTTGCCATTACAATAGCGCGATCGCTCTACAAGTCTATCAAGAAGTCCTAACTCGGCTGCCGTCCCATCTCCACAACCGATGATGCCCTTGTCCTAGAGCAATCCTAGACCAAGGTGGGGACAGTCTCTGAGACCTGCTCAACATGGCACCGCAGACTACGATCTCTGGGCAAAAGCAGTTCGCCAAAGACAACAAGGCGATAAGATGGAGAGAAGTTTCTGGATCGGTGGTCGTGCGATCGCCCCCAGAGTTGCTCCAGGTAGTTCTAGCGTCTCATTTTTGGTGTCTATGGTTATCACCCTATTAGTCTATGCTGCCCTAGGCGGTGCCTATTTGTTGGTCATGCCAGTGGCTATCTTTTTCTACCTCCAGCAGCGTTGGTACATCGCCAGTTCCATTGAGCGGGTGCTGATGTATTTCATGGTCTTTTTCTTCTTCCCAGGGCTGTTAGTGCTCAGTCCTTTTGTCAATCTTCGCCCCAAAAAACGGCAATTGTCCTAAGCGATCGCCGGTTCATGATGGGGACGTTCCATACTGTTTCGGGATAGCAAGCCATGCGGCGAATTGATGTAATTGGCGTTGGTTTCGGCATCTTTGCCGCCGGAGGGCTCATCTATTTGGGTCTCCGGGGTGCTGGTCTCGAAGGAGCCAATGCTGGCATCTGGAGCCAGGTCGTCTTGCTGGGTGGCGTGGGCGGATGGTTGGTGACCTACCTATTTCGGGCCGGCACGCACACGATGACCTACAACCAACAGCTTCGCGACTATGAAGACGCGGTTTTGCAAAAACGTCTGGATGAAATGACCCCCGAGGAACTGGCTGCCCTGCAGGCCAAACTCGACCAAGAGTCTGAATCATCCGAGGATGCGATTGCTGATTCAGAGTAATGCCGGAGTGATCACAGCTCCTGCCTGAAAAAAAAGGAGAGCGATCGCCTGTTGGGTCAAAATGCGCCGTAGAATGGGGAACGGTCAGCGCGTTTTGGTGGGGTTTGTTATGGTTTCTGTCTCTCAACGGATGAATGCACTACGGGATCGGGGCCAATGTGCGCTGGTGCCGTTCATTACAGCAGGGGATCCAGATTTAGAGACAACCGCTAAAGCATTGCGGCTGTTGGATGCCAACGGCGCTGATTTCATCGAGCTGGGGGTGCCCTACTCTGACCCGCTGGCGGATGGCCCAGTGATCCAAGCGGCTGCCACCCGAGCCCTCGCCAACGGCACCAAGCTGGAGCAGGTGCTCGATATGGTGCGCACCGTCTCCCCCGATCTGCAAGCTCCAATCATTTTGTTTACCTACTACAACCCCATTTTGAATCGTGGGCTGGAGAAATTCTTCCAAACCATTGCCGAGGCAGGGGTGAAGGGGATTGTCATTCCCGACTTGCCCCTAGAGGAAGTGGGAGATGTGATGGCGGCGGCTAATCAAGCGGCGGTGGAGGTGACGTTGCTGGTGGCTCCCACCAGTCCCATGGAACGTATTCAGGCGATCGCTGCCCAGTCCCAAGGGTTTATCTATCTTGTCAGCGTGACCGGCGTGACCGGGATGCGCACCCAAATGGGCAACCGCGCCAAGGAGCTGCTCAGCGATCTGCGGGGGGTCACGGATAAGTCCATCGGCGTGGGCTTTGGTATTTCCCAGCCAGAACAGGCCCGGCAGGTGATGGAATGGGGGGCAGATGCGGTAATTGTGGGCAGTGCTTTTGTGAAGCGATTGGCCGAGGGCAGTCCCGAGCAAGGTCTAAAAGCGATCGCTGCCTTTTGCCAAAGCCTGAAAGCTGCCATTACCGCTGACCAAGGCTAAGTCTTCACAGTCCCACGTTAAATACCAAAGGCACGCTTAGCGGCAGTGAGCTTGGCCTTGCGATCATCCAACCCGTTATAGCCACCGTTAATCATCAGAGTAACCTGTTCCACATTGTCGCGGTCGGCCCAGACGTTGATCTGTCGCGAATCCCAATACCAGCCAGCACTACGGCAGGCTAAGACATCGGTGACGAGCAGGGTAGGCTGCTGAACTAAGTCAACCCCTAGGGCATCGCCACATTGGCGATAGTTGAAGCGGCCGGTAATCTGGATCAGACCGCGGCCCTTATAGCGCCGTCCATCGCCGGCAAAGAAGTTGCCCAAATCTGCGCGCCCTTCATAGTCACTGCCATCAGCAAATTCTTCCACCGCGTTGAAGTTGGCCGATTCGTGGGCCACCTGAGATAAGAAATGGGCTTTGCGCAAGGGCGTGCTGATGTTGAACTCCACTAGGGTGGCATTGAGGTGGGGCAAAAACTTACGGAGCTGCGATCGCTGCGCCGTGGGAGCAATCTGCACCAGTTGCGATTCCGTCACTTCTTGAATAGTGGGGAACAGTCCTTGATAGGGCAAGCGCTCGACGGGGCGTCCTGGAAGCTGATTGAGCCCGCGCAGGGTGGTAATTTTGCGGATCACATCATCCACTACGGCATCGGTTGATCCTAAGCGATCGCTGTTGATATTGGTGATAAACACCTGCAGCGCATCCGCTGCCCGGCGACGAAATTCTGGAAATGGGATAGAGTCCGGCAGAACAATCACCCCTTGATAGGGCAGGCGATTACTCGGCCGCCCCGGCTGCCGCCCTAGAGCCCGTAATAAGGAATCGGCCAGATCATCCGCTGCTGTCGGCGTTATATCTGGAATTTCCGCCACCAATCGCCGTAGATGTTGCCCGCCCTGCTGCCGCCAAAGCTGAAGCTGTAGGGTACTAATATTGACTTGAGTGTAGCCAAACAAGCCTTCATAGGGATAGACGCCTACTGGGCGGGTGATGGAAAATCCCTTGAGAGAACGGATCAGAGCATCAGCCTGTTCATCCATCGGCAAA
The genomic region above belongs to Leptolyngbya sp. CCY15150 and contains:
- a CDS encoding GAF domain-containing protein, which gives rise to MSPDSQLNLSHQLQKLRQQRYADRQVSKTRSLQIQALLQRLTDHLEQDVFIQQQTDHVRRSLQCDRVVIYYFYYEWKGQVTFESLSQPIYSIYGSTGADDCFNDEYAQRYLEGRYSYISDLDTAPIHPCHRDFLSSIQVKASLVMPILPERPDHKRLWGLLAAHHCAEPRWWSTSDMEAMQTAAQELAQRSSIQNL
- a CDS encoding MarC family protein, whose translation is MDSSIFVQTFVAVFVLADALGNAPIFIVLTKGMDVAQKRRVVDRASVVATAVLLGFAFGGQAILGYLHISMASLKVAGGLLLLLIALDMLQGGMDTPLVDEERDVAITPLALPLMAGPGTLTTVMILMSESPTARVSVVGGIISAMIVTWFIVRQSSRIDRWIGAEGAVIITKILGFLLAALAVEIGSGGIRELFLT
- the acnB gene encoding bifunctional aconitate hydratase 2/2-methylisocitrate dehydratase yields the protein MLEQYRQHVAERAALGIPPLPLTAEQTADLCELLKNPPAGEEDTLLALLRDRIPPGVDQASYVKASFLTAIAKGEVTSPLLPPHDAVVLLGTMMGGYSVQALIEVIKLDDAALAQTAAEALSKTLLVYDAFHDVMELAEVNAYAKQVVDSWANAVWFTKRPTVPEQITVTVFKVPGETNTDDLSPAPHATTRPDIPLHALVMLESRIPGALTILEQLKAKGHPVAYVGDVVGTGSSRKSAINSVLWHIGDDIPCVPNKRSGGYILGGAIAPIFFNTAEDSGALPIECDVAQMETGDVITIYPYKGEITNEAGEVISTFSLKPETILDEVRAGGRIPLLIGRSLTDKTRIALGLPPSDLFVRPATPADTGKGFTLAQKMVGKACGLPGVRPGTSCEPMMTTVGSQDTTGPMTRDEMKELACLGFSADLVMQSFCHTAAYPKPVDIKTHQDLPDFFAERGGVALRPGDGIIHSWLNRMLLPDTVGTGGDSHTRFPMGISFPAGSGLVAFAAAIGAMPLDMPESVLVRFTGELQPGITLRDVVNAIPYVAIQKGLLTVEKKNKKNVFSGRIMEMEGLPDLKLEQAFELTDATAERSCAGCTIKLSEETVAEYLRSNIALMKNMIARGYQDARTLTRRIAKMEEWLANPYLMSADPDAEYAEIIEIDLNEIKEPLVAAPNDPDNIKTLSEVAGDPIHEIFIGSCMTNIGHYRAAAKVMEGAGPVQGRLWICPPTRMDEKQLREEGYYGIFAAAGARTEMPGCSLCMGNQARVADETTVMSTSTRNFNNRMGKGAQVYLGSAELSAACALLGRIPTMEEYLEVVANKINPFASELYRYLNFDQIAKFEDEGRVIPLDQMPKIEDILGMPAATR
- a CDS encoding NAD(P)H-quinone oxidoreductase subunit L produces the protein MVITLLVYAALGGAYLLVMPVAIFFYLQQRWYIASSIERVLMYFMVFFFFPGLLVLSPFVNLRPKKRQLS
- a CDS encoding DUF3007 family protein, giving the protein MRRIDVIGVGFGIFAAGGLIYLGLRGAGLEGANAGIWSQVVLLGGVGGWLVTYLFRAGTHTMTYNQQLRDYEDAVLQKRLDEMTPEELAALQAKLDQESESSEDAIADSE
- the trpA gene encoding tryptophan synthase subunit alpha, with protein sequence MVSVSQRMNALRDRGQCALVPFITAGDPDLETTAKALRLLDANGADFIELGVPYSDPLADGPVIQAAATRALANGTKLEQVLDMVRTVSPDLQAPIILFTYYNPILNRGLEKFFQTIAEAGVKGIVIPDLPLEEVGDVMAAANQAAVEVTLLVAPTSPMERIQAIAAQSQGFIYLVSVTGVTGMRTQMGNRAKELLSDLRGVTDKSIGVGFGISQPEQARQVMEWGADAVIVGSAFVKRLAEGSPEQGLKAIAAFCQSLKAAITADQG
- a CDS encoding glycoside hydrolase family 19 protein; protein product: MNTSSHLQTWRTQAGSTLRVLIPRIASSTLTATDGLVDDLLRALGEQPPRALGRDPYVGLFGQKPVNELRQQAAAGVQVYLERLRLPSILPMDEQADALIRSLKGFSITRPVGVYPYEGLFGYTQVNISTLQLQLWRQQGGQHLRRLVAEIPDITPTAADDLADSLLRALGRQPGRPSNRLPYQGVIVLPDSIPFPEFRRRAADALQVFITNINSDRLGSTDAVVDDVIRKITTLRGLNQLPGRPVERLPYQGLFPTIQEVTESQLVQIAPTAQRSQLRKFLPHLNATLVEFNISTPLRKAHFLSQVAHESANFNAVEEFADGSDYEGRADLGNFFAGDGRRYKGRGLIQITGRFNYRQCGDALGVDLVQQPTLLVTDVLACRSAGWYWDSRQINVWADRDNVEQVTLMINGGYNGLDDRKAKLTAAKRAFGI